A region of Moorena producens PAL-8-15-08-1 DNA encodes the following proteins:
- the recF gene encoding DNA replication/repair protein RecF (All proteins in this family for which functions are known are DNA-binding proteins that assist the filamentation of RecA onto DNA for the initiation of recombination or recombinational repair.) yields the protein MYLKSLHLRQFRNYKDCLVNFDAPKTILLGNNAQGKSNLLEAVELLSTLKSHRSARDRELVLETTPIAEIRATLERTYGSVELGLTLRTQGRRTVALNQESLRRQLDFLGILNAVQFSSLDLELVRGAPERRRAWLDSILTQLEPIYAYILQQYNQVLRQRNALLKKIRKLQQEGEVDPSVSKQYNAELGLWDAQLATAGSRVTRRRERMLKRLAPIAQAWHASISGKTEVLDITYAPNVSLSKDDPDLVKQAFLEKIQQYSIPEFHQGRTLVGPHRDDVQFTINQTPAKSYGSQGQQRTLVLALKLAELKLIEEVVGEPPLLLLDDVLAELDLNRQNLLLDAIQDRFQTLITTTHLGAFDSQWLNSSQILSVQAGQIKRLQA from the coding sequence ATGTACCTTAAGAGCCTACACCTGCGACAGTTTCGTAACTACAAGGATTGCCTGGTCAACTTCGATGCTCCCAAGACAATTTTGCTGGGTAATAATGCTCAGGGAAAATCGAATCTACTAGAGGCAGTAGAGTTGCTCTCTACCCTCAAGAGTCATCGGTCAGCACGCGATCGCGAATTGGTCTTAGAAACTACTCCCATTGCTGAGATTCGGGCTACTCTAGAACGAACCTATGGTTCAGTAGAACTAGGATTAACCTTGCGCACTCAAGGACGACGTACTGTGGCTCTCAATCAAGAATCCTTACGTCGGCAGTTGGACTTTTTAGGTATTCTCAATGCGGTACAGTTTTCTAGCCTGGATTTAGAACTGGTGCGAGGAGCACCAGAGCGGCGTCGCGCCTGGCTCGATTCGATTCTGACTCAGCTCGAACCAATTTATGCTTACATTTTGCAGCAATATAACCAGGTATTGCGACAGCGCAATGCTTTGCTAAAAAAAATCCGTAAACTTCAACAAGAAGGGGAAGTTGATCCATCGGTATCCAAGCAGTACAATGCTGAGCTAGGGTTGTGGGATGCCCAACTGGCTACTGCTGGTTCACGAGTCACCCGCCGTCGAGAGAGAATGCTAAAACGGTTAGCTCCTATAGCCCAAGCATGGCACGCTAGTATTAGTGGCAAGACAGAGGTTTTGGATATTACCTATGCCCCTAATGTCAGTCTTTCCAAAGATGACCCTGATCTAGTCAAGCAGGCTTTTCTAGAGAAAATCCAACAGTACTCTATTCCTGAATTTCATCAAGGGAGAACCCTAGTCGGTCCTCACCGGGATGATGTACAGTTTACCATTAATCAGACCCCAGCCAAGTCCTATGGTTCTCAGGGTCAACAGCGAACGTTAGTATTAGCGCTCAAGTTAGCAGAATTGAAGCTGATTGAAGAGGTGGTGGGAGAGCCACCTCTGTTGTTACTCGATGATGTATTAGCTGAACTAGACCTGAATCGGCAAAATTTATTGTTGGATGCTATTCAAGACCGGTTTCAGACTTTAATTACTACTACTCACTTGGGAGCCTTTGATTCCCAATGGCTGAATTCGTCTCAGATTCTTTCAGTGCAAGCAGGACAGATTAAAAGATTGCAAGCTTAA
- a CDS encoding cation-translocating P-type ATPase, with protein MNPLTHSNLLPDPLKAWYTQSVENSLAESGCDPQVGLTSQQVSQRLEYYGLNELEEKAKRSSWAMFLDQFKDIMLLMLIAVAIVSGILDLINLQQASEKASEFPFKDTIAILSIVILNGILGYLQESRAEKALAALKSMASPKVRVLRDGRTLEIDSQQLVPGDIMLLEAGVQVGADGRLIEASNLQVRESALTGEANAVNKTVEVELSEDTPIGDRINLVFQGTEVVQGRGKVLVTGTGMNTELGKIAQMLQGVESEPTPLQQRMSQLGKVLVTGSLLLVALVIIIGLGVSGWDLSVFQQLVEVSLSMAVAVVPEGLPAVVTVTLALGTQRMVSRHALIRKLPAVETLGSVTTICSDKTGTLTQNKMVVQRVDTLNTSIQVTGNGYEPVGEFLLDNQPITTEQYPELEPLLLACALCNDAILQYEQGEWKILGDPTEGALIALAAKGGVDKEPLNQQYSRVDEIPFSSERKRMSVICQWDSSPDNCQPANLPAQLPYSNSKGEQPLPIGHPTRTTENPELTSYMMLTKGSPELVLEHCTSSIHNDDRAGGTLGCQPLTEDQRQQILEQNNQMAGAGLRVLGFAYNSLDSLSAPEADHETLEQGLVWLGLVGMLDAPRPEVREAVQLCRNAGIRPIMITGDHKLTAKAIAQDLGIANHGDQVLTGQELQKLSQLDLEEQVDQVSIYARVAPEHKLRIVQALQGRGKFVAMTGDGVNDAPALKQADIGIAMGITGTDVSKEASDMVLLDDNFATIVAATEEGRTVYDNIRRFIRYILGSNIGEVLTIAAAPIMGLPDVPLTPLQILWMNLVTDGLPALALAVEPAEPDVMKRSPFSPRESIFARGLGSYMVRIGIVFAIFNITLMAIAYGYFPHWKTMVFTTLCIAQMGHALAVRSNKRITLELNPFSNPYLLLAVTVTTILQLLLVYVPFLQDFFGTEPLTMMEFAVCLGFSTSLFVWVELEKLFIRWSSKGKAAD; from the coding sequence GTGAATCCATTGACCCATTCTAATTTATTGCCTGACCCGTTAAAAGCGTGGTACACCCAATCTGTTGAAAATTCTCTAGCAGAATCCGGCTGTGACCCTCAAGTCGGTTTGACCTCTCAACAGGTATCACAGAGGTTGGAATACTATGGCTTAAATGAACTAGAGGAAAAAGCAAAGCGCAGTTCCTGGGCAATGTTCCTTGATCAATTCAAGGACATCATGCTGCTGATGCTGATTGCGGTAGCGATAGTTTCCGGGATTTTAGATCTGATCAATCTGCAACAAGCCTCAGAAAAGGCCAGTGAATTCCCCTTCAAAGATACGATTGCTATCCTCTCAATCGTGATTCTTAATGGCATCCTCGGGTATCTCCAGGAAAGCCGTGCTGAAAAAGCCCTAGCAGCCCTGAAAAGTATGGCATCGCCTAAGGTACGAGTGCTGCGGGATGGTCGTACCTTAGAGATAGATAGTCAACAGCTTGTGCCAGGGGACATCATGTTGCTGGAAGCTGGGGTACAAGTTGGAGCAGATGGTAGGCTGATCGAGGCATCGAATTTGCAGGTCAGAGAATCTGCACTGACTGGGGAAGCTAATGCTGTCAATAAAACCGTAGAGGTGGAGCTATCGGAAGATACTCCCATAGGCGATCGCATTAATTTAGTTTTTCAGGGAACTGAAGTTGTCCAAGGCAGAGGTAAAGTCCTAGTTACTGGTACTGGGATGAATACGGAACTGGGGAAAATTGCCCAGATGCTACAAGGGGTGGAAAGTGAACCGACACCTCTGCAACAGCGCATGTCTCAGCTGGGAAAAGTCTTGGTAACCGGTTCGCTGTTGCTAGTAGCACTAGTAATTATCATTGGCTTGGGCGTAAGCGGTTGGGACTTGAGTGTGTTCCAACAACTGGTAGAAGTTTCTTTAAGTATGGCAGTTGCTGTAGTTCCAGAAGGCTTGCCAGCGGTGGTGACTGTGACCTTAGCCCTAGGAACCCAGAGAATGGTAAGCCGTCATGCTCTAATCCGCAAACTACCAGCTGTGGAAACCTTAGGAAGTGTGACTACCATTTGTTCTGATAAAACTGGTACCCTGACCCAAAACAAAATGGTTGTGCAACGGGTGGATACCCTCAACACTAGTATTCAGGTGACTGGGAATGGTTATGAACCTGTAGGGGAATTTCTCCTAGACAATCAGCCCATTACTACAGAACAGTATCCTGAACTCGAACCCCTACTTCTAGCTTGTGCTCTGTGTAATGATGCCATCTTGCAGTATGAACAGGGGGAGTGGAAGATTTTAGGAGACCCCACAGAAGGAGCATTAATTGCTCTGGCTGCTAAAGGGGGTGTAGATAAGGAACCCCTGAATCAACAGTATTCTCGTGTGGATGAAATTCCCTTCTCTTCTGAGCGCAAGCGTATGAGTGTGATTTGTCAGTGGGATAGTTCTCCAGATAATTGTCAACCTGCTAACTTACCTGCTCAGCTACCCTACTCGAATTCCAAAGGCGAACAACCTTTACCAATAGGCCACCCTACGCGAACAACCGAGAACCCAGAACTGACAAGTTACATGATGTTGACCAAAGGGTCTCCAGAATTGGTGTTAGAGCATTGTACTTCATCAATACATAATGATGACAGAGCAGGAGGAACTCTAGGGTGTCAACCCTTGACAGAAGACCAGCGGCAACAGATTTTGGAACAGAATAACCAAATGGCAGGGGCTGGTTTGCGAGTGCTAGGTTTTGCCTATAACTCCCTAGATAGCTTATCAGCTCCAGAAGCAGACCATGAAACCTTAGAGCAAGGGTTGGTATGGTTGGGGTTAGTGGGAATGTTGGATGCTCCACGCCCAGAGGTACGAGAAGCAGTTCAGCTGTGCCGGAATGCTGGAATTCGTCCGATTATGATTACTGGAGACCACAAACTTACCGCTAAAGCGATTGCCCAGGATTTGGGAATTGCTAATCACGGTGATCAGGTACTGACTGGTCAGGAGTTACAAAAGCTCTCCCAGCTCGATCTAGAGGAACAGGTAGACCAAGTCAGCATTTATGCTCGTGTTGCTCCTGAACACAAACTCAGAATTGTTCAGGCACTCCAGGGTCGGGGTAAATTTGTTGCCATGACGGGAGATGGAGTGAATGATGCACCCGCTCTCAAGCAAGCTGACATTGGTATTGCTATGGGAATTACCGGAACCGATGTCAGTAAAGAAGCCAGCGATATGGTGCTGTTAGATGACAACTTTGCCACCATTGTTGCTGCCACAGAAGAAGGTCGGACAGTATATGACAATATTCGTCGCTTTATTAGATACATCCTGGGCAGTAACATCGGTGAGGTATTGACTATTGCCGCAGCCCCGATCATGGGACTACCAGATGTTCCTCTGACACCCTTACAAATTCTCTGGATGAACCTAGTCACTGATGGTTTACCCGCTCTTGCCCTAGCCGTGGAACCAGCAGAACCGGATGTGATGAAGCGATCGCCTTTTAGTCCTCGGGAAAGTATTTTTGCCAGAGGGTTGGGGTCTTATATGGTGCGCATTGGTATTGTTTTTGCCATTTTCAACATTACCTTAATGGCAATCGCCTACGGATACTTCCCTCACTGGAAGACAATGGTATTTACTACCCTATGTATTGCTCAAATGGGTCACGCCCTGGCAGTCCGCTCCAACAAACGCATTACTCTGGAATTAAACCCATTCTCTAACCCTTATTTGCTATTGGCAGTTACTGTAACTACTATCTTACAGCTGCTACTGGTTTATGTACCCTTTTTGCAAGATTTCTTTGGCACTGAACCTCTGACTATGATGGAATTTGCTGTCTGTCTTGGCTTTAGTACCTCACTATTTGTTTGGGTTGAGCTGGAGAAATTATTTATTCGTTGGTCTAGCAAGGGAAAAGCTGCAGATTAG
- a CDS encoding ShlB/FhaC/HecB family hemolysin secretion/activation protein: protein MYLIIACSNCNDALAVTLTSLPSNHRSLSTSNLLVNQQEKKIPQESGQLVDGNYQNQIDELLPPILSDSERPILLENKPNTPARLTAFDSQTIQVDKIEVIGSTIFSPEQFKQIIQPYQGRSLTIEQLREVADAITTVYLKQGYINTRAILAEQTIDINKGIVTIRVLEGGIEKIEVEGTRRLNANYIRSRVQLGTGTPFNTTDLENQLRLLRLDPKLESIEASLRKGTKVGQSILIVRVVEANPFKGSVWVDNYSPPSIGSERMSFNLRHLNLTGNGDEISFTYRRSTTGGSNIFDIGYRFPLNPRNGTLELRTVIDRNRVTQAPFNVFDIEGESELYEIRFRQPLYRTPREEFALSLGFSYRDGQTFLGDEPLGFGFGPDQDGSTTLSVIKFEQEYLRRDLEGTWFLRSLLSLGTGWFDSTINPDPIPDGRFFRWVGQVQRLQILSEDNFLIMGTEVQLTPNSLLPPQQFLLGGGQSLRGYRQNIRAGDNGVRFSVEDRITLHRDVDDDPALQLIPFFDMGYVWNNPDNPNTLPSQRFLAGIGLGLIVQPVTGLNLRLDYGIPLVDLDDRSNNAQDEGFYFNVRYQY, encoded by the coding sequence TTGTATTTAATAATTGCCTGTAGCAATTGTAATGATGCCCTAGCAGTAACCCTAACCTCTTTGCCAAGCAATCATAGATCTCTAAGCACAAGTAACCTTCTGGTTAACCAGCAGGAGAAGAAAATCCCTCAGGAGTCAGGACAATTGGTTGATGGAAATTATCAAAATCAGATAGATGAACTATTACCGCCCATACTATCAGATTCAGAACGACCAATTCTACTAGAGAATAAACCCAATACACCGGCTAGACTAACTGCTTTTGATTCTCAAACTATTCAAGTTGATAAAATTGAAGTCATTGGCAGCACTATCTTTTCACCAGAGCAGTTTAAGCAGATCATACAACCTTATCAAGGACGCTCCCTGACTATTGAGCAACTAAGAGAAGTCGCGGATGCTATTACTACGGTTTACCTCAAGCAAGGCTATATTAACACTAGAGCAATTCTGGCCGAGCAAACCATTGACATTAACAAGGGCATTGTTACAATTCGTGTCCTAGAAGGGGGTATAGAAAAGATCGAAGTTGAAGGAACACGCCGCCTCAATGCCAACTATATCCGCAGCCGTGTCCAGTTAGGTACTGGAACACCATTCAATACTACTGATTTGGAAAACCAATTACGATTGTTACGGCTTGACCCAAAGTTGGAAAGTATAGAAGCCAGCCTGCGCAAAGGAACAAAAGTAGGACAGAGCATTCTGATTGTTCGTGTTGTGGAAGCTAATCCGTTCAAAGGCAGTGTATGGGTTGATAACTACTCACCTCCTAGTATTGGTTCTGAACGAATGAGCTTTAATCTTCGGCATCTCAACCTAACTGGCAATGGGGATGAAATTTCTTTCACTTATCGCCGTTCGACCACTGGGGGGTCTAATATTTTTGATATTGGCTATCGCTTTCCCCTCAATCCCCGAAATGGTACCTTAGAACTGCGAACAGTGATCGACCGTAATCGGGTGACTCAAGCACCATTCAATGTTTTTGATATTGAGGGAGAATCTGAGCTATATGAAATTCGATTTCGTCAGCCGTTGTACCGCACACCTCGGGAAGAATTTGCTCTGTCTCTAGGATTCAGCTACAGAGATGGTCAGACTTTTTTGGGTGATGAGCCTCTTGGGTTTGGCTTTGGTCCAGATCAAGATGGCTCGACTACCCTGAGCGTGATTAAGTTTGAACAAGAGTATCTACGTCGGGATTTGGAAGGAACTTGGTTTTTGCGATCGCTTTTGAGTCTCGGAACTGGCTGGTTTGATTCCACTATCAACCCCGATCCTATACCTGATGGGCGCTTTTTTCGCTGGGTAGGTCAAGTACAGCGGTTGCAGATTCTCTCAGAGGATAATTTCTTAATTATGGGAACCGAAGTTCAGCTTACCCCCAATAGCCTATTGCCTCCCCAACAATTTTTGCTTGGGGGTGGTCAATCCCTGAGGGGCTACCGTCAAAATATCAGAGCAGGGGACAATGGAGTACGATTCTCTGTTGAAGACCGTATCACTTTACATCGAGACGTAGACGATGACCCCGCATTACAACTAATTCCGTTTTTCGACATGGGTTATGTCTGGAATAACCCTGACAATCCTAATACGTTACCGTCACAACGCTTTTTAGCGGGTATTGGCTTAGGGCTAATTGTGCAGCCAGTGACAGGGCTTAATCTGCGACTTGACTATGGCATTCCTCTGGTTGATTTGGATGATCGCAGTAACAATGCCCAGGATGAGGGCTTCTACTTCAATGTTCGCTATCAATATTAA
- a CDS encoding DUF4912 domain-containing protein, with protein MAKEGTPLEEMTLRQLRRVASEYSISRYSRMRKARLLAEIQAIERHKRSTTPSPIIEAQAKDESSQFELAQEEPTSDSLVSVDEGLAELPEGYGESRIVLMPRDPHWSYAYWDIPNEHKKELRSQGGQQLALRLYDVTAIKLDDQSPHSIQEYPCDELAREWYLPMPVSDRDYVVEIGYRCEDGQWLVLARSAPIHAPPAYPSKWMEDQFITVNWNDNLQGKTVLKLLPPSQTANGSSSEMPNPPIYGEIFGITPSGESQAVAGSVYSSMQQVPRSAITSNAFPSGIGKWVSPNMSGAGLRDSAPPAPSPELLLVADADLVIHGTTDPDASVTIDGLPVKINPDGTFRFQMSLQDALIDYPIMAVSANGKQTCSIHMKFIRETPSSHTDMVFN; from the coding sequence ATGGCAAAAGAAGGAACTCCCCTAGAAGAAATGACTTTACGGCAATTACGTAGAGTTGCCAGTGAATATAGTATATCTCGATACAGCAGAATGCGTAAAGCACGCTTATTGGCGGAAATTCAAGCAATAGAACGTCACAAAAGGTCTACCACTCCATCGCCGATAATTGAGGCACAAGCAAAGGACGAATCAAGCCAGTTTGAATTAGCTCAAGAAGAGCCGACTAGTGATAGTCTAGTTTCTGTTGATGAGGGATTAGCAGAGCTACCAGAAGGTTATGGTGAAAGCCGGATTGTCCTAATGCCTCGTGATCCACATTGGTCTTATGCTTATTGGGATATTCCGAATGAACATAAAAAAGAACTGCGCTCTCAGGGAGGTCAACAACTCGCTCTAAGGCTCTATGATGTTACTGCAATCAAACTCGATGATCAAAGTCCTCATAGTATCCAAGAATATCCCTGTGATGAGCTAGCGCGAGAATGGTATCTACCCATGCCAGTTAGCGATCGCGACTATGTAGTTGAGATTGGTTATCGCTGTGAAGATGGTCAATGGCTAGTTCTGGCCCGTTCAGCACCTATCCATGCCCCCCCAGCCTATCCCTCTAAATGGATGGAAGACCAATTCATCACGGTCAACTGGAATGATAATTTACAGGGTAAGACTGTCCTAAAACTTCTGCCACCTAGCCAAACAGCTAATGGGAGTAGCTCGGAAATGCCTAATCCCCCTATCTATGGCGAAATCTTTGGCATAACTCCATCTGGGGAATCTCAGGCAGTAGCTGGTTCTGTTTATAGTTCTATGCAGCAAGTTCCAAGGTCAGCAATAACTTCCAATGCTTTCCCTTCGGGTATTGGTAAGTGGGTTTCTCCAAACATGTCGGGAGCTGGTTTGAGGGATTCTGCTCCCCCCGCTCCTTCTCCGGAATTGTTGTTAGTGGCAGATGCGGATCTAGTTATCCATGGTACCACTGATCCTGATGCTTCCGTTACTATTGATGGACTTCCGGTCAAGATTAACCCAGATGGTACCTTCCGTTTCCAGATGTCTTTGCAGGATGCTCTGATTGACTACCCAATCATGGCCGTCTCAGCGAATGGCAAGCAAACTTGCTCAATTCATATGAAGTTCATCCGCGAGACGCCATCATCTCATACTGATATGGTGTTCAATTGA